The following coding sequences lie in one Rutidosis leptorrhynchoides isolate AG116_Rl617_1_P2 chromosome 6, CSIRO_AGI_Rlap_v1, whole genome shotgun sequence genomic window:
- the LOC139855972 gene encoding uncharacterized protein produces MAAALECWSTRTTTDDDMVEQGLMRGSGDRSESSSAATAAIDSSSSSSSPSASFNKDGSVMQKKFQKLSRNVSEAIASLKNTLNLDPARDSNPTRIDTSRKHVWGSVVRNLTQLYPGSQLPEKLVSNIRKHYDSLPLSYAQAGFEMKDVFLHVRLIDQTSSDDQPAIMIQEISDDENQGLVFKLTFACNSSLSWPLVSGSLDSASICCKKIQIFEKKGFTLGVILLLVQPGQEKVLKSLIENALKLALKKPNKTNSMKLPFGLCGCQEEGTNKGKDFGEIEDDCNDQSYRNGVESLNPSSSKIKLQLPLSSSSIVISVDEWQTVQSGADEIKRWLLNPDSLEFNDQIGVGIFKGTYKGKKVRIEKLKGCEKGNSYEFEIRKDLLELMTCGHKNIIQFYGVCIDDVHGLCVVNKLMDGGSVHDRIVVKKKKIQLKEIVRIAADVAEGIKFMNDHGVAYRDLNTQRILLDKNGNACLGDMGIVSTCKSDGEAMEYETDGYRWLAPEIIAGDPETVTETWMSNVFSFGMVVWEMVTGEAAYAALSPVQAAVGIAACGLRPDIPKDCPQNLRWLMNKCWNNNPSKRPPFSEILLLLARPSNNNNSR; encoded by the exons ATGGCAGCTGCTCTTGAATGCTGGTCTACCCGTACAACCACTGACGACGACATGGTTGAACAAGGTCTCATGCGCGGCTCCGGCGACAGATCGGAATCTTCGTCCGCCGCCACTGCCGCAATCGAcagctcatcatcttcctcgtcacCTTCTGCTTCCTTTAATAAAGATGGTTCCGTGATGCAAAAGAAATTTCAGAAACTGAGTCGTAATGTTTCTGAGGCCATTGCGTCTTTAAAAAACACTTTGAATCTTGACCCGGCCCGAGACTCTAACCCGACCCGGATCGATACTAGCCGGAAACATGTTTGGGGAAGTGTTGTTCGGAATTTGACCCAGCTGTATCCCGGAAGTCAACTCCCGGAGAAATTAGTTTCTAATATTCGAAAACATTATGATTCTTTACCCCTCAG TTATGCACAAGCCGGGTTCGAAATGAAGGATGTATTTTTACATGTTAGATTAATAGATCAAACATCTAGTGATGACCAACCAGCTATTATGATTCAAGAAATTTCAGATGATGAAAATCAAGGTTTGGTTTTCAAGCTCACGTTTGCGTGTAATTCGTCGCTATCATGGCCATTAGTGTCAGGATCATTAGATAGTGCTTCAATATGTTGTAAAAAGATACAAATCTTTGAGAAAAAAGGTTTTACTTTAGGAGTCATTCTTCTTTTAGTACAACCCGGGCAAGAAAAAGTGCTAAAATCTTTGATTGAAAATGCGTTGAAATTGGCTTTGAAAAAGCCTAATAAAACGAATTCTATGAAGCTACCATTTGGGCTTTGTGGGTGTCAAGAAGAGGGTACGAATAAAGGTAAAGACTTTGGAGAAATTGAAGATGATTGTAATGATCAAAGTTATCGAAATGGGGTCGAGAGTTTAAATCCGAGTTCTTCAAAGATAAAACTTCAATTACCTTTATCGAGTTCTTCAATAGTAATATCGGTTGATGAGTGGCAAACTGTTCAATCGGGCGCTGATGAGATCAAAAGATGGTTACTAAATCCCGATAGTTTAGAGTTCAACGATCAAATTGGAGTCGGTATTTTTAAAGGAACGTATAAGGGAAAAAAAGTTAGAATTGAGAAGCTAAAAGGGTGTGAAAAGGGAAATTCGTATGAATTTGAGATCCGAAAAGATCTTTTAGAGTTAATGACTTGTGGCCATAAGAACATTATACAGTTTTATGGTGTATGCATTGATGATGTTCATGGTTTATGTGTTGTGAATAAGTTAATGGATGGTGGATCCGTTCATGATCGAATTGTGGTAAAGAAGAAAAAGATTCAACTAAAAGAGATTGTACGGATTGCTGCTGACGTGGCAGAAGGGATCAAGTTCATGAATGATCATGGTGTTGCTTATAGAGACCTTAATACTCAGAGGATTTTATTGGATAAAAATGGGAATGCGTGTTTAGGGGATATGGGTATCGTTTCGACTTGCAAAAGTGATGGAGAGGCTATGGAATACGAAACCGATGGTTATCGATGGCTTGCTCCCGAG ATAATTGCTGGTGATCCTGAAACAGTAACAGAGACATGGATGAGCAATGTGTTTAGTTTTGGAATGGTGGTTTGGGAGATGGTAACAGGAGAGGCGGCATATGCCGCACTCTCGCCAGTTCAAGCCGCTGTGGGAATTGCGGCATGCGGGCTCAGACCCGACATCCCAAAAGATTGCCCACAAAACCTCAGATGGTTAATGAACAAATGCTGGAACAATAACCCGTCCAAACGCCCTCCATTTTCCGAGATCTTGTTATTGTTGGCTAGACCtagcaacaataataatagtagGTGA